One window of Mucilaginibacter inviolabilis genomic DNA carries:
- a CDS encoding AAA family ATPase — MKLLKLDINNFKLFENLSVDFQDSGHIAVFIGKNGSGKTTLIESLTQIFATLLGTKDFKSLEKETFTFQFSITYLLRREKITKTSMFGESFVNYIGVEVSFEDKLHIKLFEGNDIIEGLPKIEKHLRNKGEELAYILPENFVVYYSGISNSIYEIYTKFQRELITGTLTGEVQFDQPFYYFLPQNLPAILIGLLSYEYGDVPEALQKQFGISGFSTIQLNFKKPSWAKSKSTTEDFWGAMGELNQFMNILKGATKAKFQSDSITFSISDKSQLEDIWSFYGTEKRLFEYLVSLQSNDFLESIDLNLIKNGREVSFNNLSEGEKQLLIITGLKELLAADNSLFLLDEPDTYLHPEWKREFVYNLFKEDEDLFKNFSIITTHSPNVLSALKKGQLNVLVNENGKSRTKDISFNPYGKPVDDILTDFFDLDGLRYKKVQQQLNDIWDFIRANNYESAEFRKLFAELEKDLGKSDKALTDIRLEITKRNKLNEKNK; from the coding sequence ATGAAATTACTCAAATTAGACATAAATAATTTTAAGCTTTTCGAAAATCTCTCAGTTGATTTTCAGGACAGTGGTCATATAGCAGTTTTCATCGGTAAAAATGGTTCTGGGAAAACAACGTTAATCGAATCATTGACACAAATCTTCGCTACGCTTTTAGGCACAAAGGATTTTAAGTCATTGGAGAAAGAAACCTTTACTTTCCAATTTTCTATCACTTATTTATTAAGAAGGGAAAAAATCACTAAAACATCCATGTTTGGTGAATCCTTTGTAAACTACATAGGTGTAGAGGTATCATTTGAAGATAAACTACACATCAAATTATTTGAGGGTAACGATATTATAGAGGGCTTACCAAAGATAGAAAAGCATTTGCGTAACAAGGGCGAAGAGTTGGCTTACATTCTGCCCGAAAATTTTGTGGTTTACTATTCTGGTATTTCCAACAGTATTTATGAAATCTATACTAAGTTTCAGCGGGAGCTAATTACTGGAACACTTACTGGAGAAGTTCAATTCGATCAGCCTTTCTATTATTTCCTACCTCAGAACCTACCTGCTATCTTGATAGGATTGTTGAGTTATGAATATGGTGATGTACCAGAGGCATTACAAAAACAATTTGGCATTAGTGGCTTCTCAACTATTCAGCTCAATTTCAAAAAGCCAAGTTGGGCAAAGTCGAAATCTACGACTGAGGACTTTTGGGGAGCAATGGGAGAATTGAATCAGTTCATGAATATTTTGAAAGGGGCAACTAAAGCAAAATTTCAGTCAGACTCAATCACTTTTAGTATATCCGATAAATCACAACTCGAAGATATTTGGAGTTTTTACGGGACAGAAAAAAGGCTTTTTGAATACTTGGTTTCCTTACAATCGAATGACTTTCTTGAAAGCATCGATCTGAACCTCATCAAAAATGGAAGAGAGGTAAGCTTCAACAACTTGAGCGAGGGTGAAAAGCAACTGTTGATTATTACGGGTTTGAAAGAACTACTGGCCGCTGATAATAGCTTGTTTTTACTAGATGAACCCGACACTTATCTCCATCCTGAATGGAAGCGTGAATTTGTATACAACCTATTCAAGGAAGACGAAGATTTATTCAAGAATTTCTCCATCATAACCACCCATTCTCCAAATGTTCTTTCTGCGTTAAAAAAAGGACAACTGAATGTTCTTGTAAATGAAAATGGCAAGTCTAGGACGAAGGATATTTCTTTTAATCCCTATGGTAAGCCAGTTGATGACATATTAACAGATTTCTTTGATTTAGACGGACTGCGCTATAAAAAAGTGCAACAGCAGCTAAATGATATTTGGGACTTTATCAGGGCTAATAATTATGAATCAGCAGAGTTTAGGAAACTATTCGCAGAACTTGAAAAGGATCTCGGTAAGTCGGATAAGGCACTAACAGACATAAGACTTGAAATAACAAAAAGGAATAAGCTCAATGAGAAAAATAAATAA
- a CDS encoding N-6 DNA methylase: MAIEIKKNGNKIFAPLIGKELICTPEEEVRQEYIVHLVNQYGYSLDQMAQEVKVNNSKRGQGKARADIVIWKTKEDRNSDNSPVIVIECKAEQITIHEEDYYQGYNYASWAGADFFVTTNLKETKFFKVVKGKMPKHLEEVVEIPNVTQLFDENKIEELLTKTKEFTRDEFSKLLFKCHNIIRNNDKLSPEAAFDEISKILFMKIRYEREQAKTKALFSRKEFEELKYAYEKITGKDSLPFYQHFFEKTKEVFKADEIFDHNDTIKIRETSFLQIVKELEKYNLSNTSDDIKGIAFEEFLGRTFRGELGQFFTPRTIVNYMVDVLDPEEGDIICDPCCGSGGFLIKAFEYVRDKIEKDVQTQKEKIKGRYFGLDYERLPEKKQEEIAKQVDELFAKLNFELDIHNPKGRLKTLSYDCIFGTDANPRMARTAKMNMIMHGDGHGGVHHHDGLLNVNGIFDGRFDVIFTNPPFGSRVNKTLKVTPSDVPNEDKIRFYEDRYGSHYRQTVVKQIQDWATYDNGHGKSRGKALLDIFDVGAWSGLTEVLFMERCLNLLKPGGRMGIVLPEGVLNNSALQKIREYIEGKAKIINITSIPQDVFIASGATVKPSLLFLKKFSEDELATYQKITEDTTQEIKDKYQAKLDELKVTFKKEEKKLKDSKSAKEFQALKKKYAEDVKQIEDLIAAEIKPVVKERFDYPIPVIEVEKAGISSTGAPCENELEEVAIEFRAYRNKNKLWVEPKKETQYPVDDEGNISRLQLIDGNIVSEPEIFYQAYAH, translated from the coding sequence ATGGCTATAGAAATCAAAAAAAACGGCAACAAGATTTTTGCCCCATTGATCGGCAAAGAATTAATCTGTACTCCGGAAGAAGAAGTCAGGCAGGAATATATTGTTCACTTAGTGAACCAATATGGCTATTCTCTCGATCAAATGGCTCAGGAGGTAAAAGTCAATAACTCCAAAAGAGGTCAAGGGAAAGCCAGAGCTGATATTGTTATTTGGAAAACAAAAGAAGATCGTAACTCGGATAACAGTCCAGTAATAGTGATTGAATGTAAGGCCGAGCAAATTACTATCCACGAGGAGGATTATTATCAAGGCTACAATTATGCTTCTTGGGCTGGCGCAGACTTCTTTGTTACTACCAATTTAAAGGAAACAAAATTCTTTAAAGTGGTCAAAGGTAAAATGCCAAAGCATTTAGAGGAAGTGGTGGAAATACCTAATGTTACTCAACTATTTGATGAAAATAAGATTGAAGAATTATTAACCAAGACTAAAGAGTTTACTCGGGACGAGTTTAGTAAATTGTTGTTCAAATGCCATAACATCATAAGGAATAACGATAAGCTATCACCAGAGGCCGCATTTGATGAAATAAGCAAGATTCTATTTATGAAAATTCGCTATGAAAGAGAACAAGCTAAAACAAAGGCGCTGTTTTCCAGAAAAGAATTTGAAGAATTGAAATACGCTTATGAAAAAATCACTGGCAAAGATTCACTTCCCTTTTACCAACACTTTTTTGAGAAGACAAAAGAAGTTTTCAAAGCAGATGAAATTTTTGATCATAATGACACTATAAAAATTCGAGAAACCAGCTTTCTGCAAATTGTGAAGGAGTTAGAAAAATACAATTTATCTAATACTTCTGATGATATAAAAGGTATAGCCTTTGAAGAGTTTTTGGGTAGAACATTTCGTGGAGAGTTAGGTCAGTTCTTTACCCCACGTACCATAGTGAATTATATGGTGGATGTACTTGACCCAGAAGAAGGTGACATAATTTGTGATCCTTGTTGCGGCAGTGGAGGTTTTTTGATTAAAGCATTTGAATATGTGAGGGATAAAATCGAAAAAGATGTCCAAACTCAAAAAGAGAAAATCAAGGGACGCTACTTTGGTCTGGACTATGAAAGGTTGCCGGAAAAGAAGCAGGAAGAAATAGCAAAACAAGTGGATGAGTTATTTGCCAAGCTCAATTTCGAACTGGATATACACAATCCCAAAGGCCGTTTAAAAACCCTTTCGTATGACTGCATTTTCGGCACAGATGCTAACCCAAGGATGGCTCGTACCGCAAAAATGAATATGATTATGCATGGTGATGGTCATGGTGGGGTGCATCATCATGATGGATTACTCAACGTTAACGGTATATTTGACGGTCGATTTGATGTCATATTCACCAATCCTCCTTTCGGTTCCAGAGTCAACAAAACGTTAAAGGTCACTCCTTCTGATGTTCCCAATGAGGATAAAATAAGATTCTATGAAGATCGTTACGGCAGCCATTACAGGCAAACGGTAGTAAAGCAAATACAAGACTGGGCAACGTATGACAATGGTCACGGAAAGAGCCGTGGAAAGGCTTTATTAGACATTTTTGATGTAGGCGCATGGAGTGGCTTGACAGAAGTGCTTTTTATGGAAAGATGCCTCAACCTTTTGAAACCAGGTGGAAGAATGGGTATTGTATTGCCAGAAGGTGTATTGAATAATAGCGCCCTGCAAAAAATCAGAGAATACATTGAAGGAAAAGCTAAGATAATCAACATTACCTCCATTCCGCAGGATGTATTCATTGCATCAGGTGCTACCGTAAAACCTAGTTTGCTATTCCTTAAAAAGTTCAGTGAAGACGAATTAGCAACCTATCAAAAAATCACGGAGGATACCACCCAAGAGATCAAAGACAAGTACCAGGCCAAACTGGATGAACTGAAAGTGACTTTCAAAAAGGAAGAGAAGAAATTGAAAGACAGTAAATCAGCCAAAGAGTTTCAGGCGTTGAAAAAGAAATATGCAGAAGATGTTAAGCAAATAGAAGACCTCATTGCTGCGGAGATTAAACCGGTTGTAAAAGAGCGTTTCGATTACCCCATTCCCGTTATTGAGGTTGAGAAAGCAGGTATATCCAGTACAGGTGCACCCTGCGAAAATGAGTTAGAAGAAGTGGCGATAGAGTTCAGGGCATACCGAAATAAAAACAAACTATGGGTTGAGCCAAAGAAAGAAACACAATACCCTGTAGATGATGAAGGTAACATTTCCCGACTGCAGTTGATTGACGGAAACATTGTAAGCGAACCTGAAATATTTTATCAAGCATATGCCCACTGA
- a CDS encoding WD40/YVTN/BNR-like repeat-containing protein: protein MKTRYHLIVSILFSLLLLSTISRSQSIMILQQDKPTSIRGLSVVNDQTAWISGSKGYIALTNDGGKTWNWQQIKGYEKSEFRDIEAFSDKEAVVMSSGTPSLVLKTIDGGKSWQEKYRKTDTTYFFDAMDFANERHGYILGDPIKDKFLLMETKDGGETWANVSNPPVALPGEAAFAASGTCFRIYNESLFIVSGGKNSRIISTTNNGAEYNYVNLPIIHSKSSQGAFSLAAGKNKIVVVGGDYEKDKRADSVATIFSTHPPIFNNPIQGPLGFQSCVECIKGDIFLSTGTSGSNITMDGGHTWKQIDSTSFNVCGKAKHGKMILLAGNGGKIAILKM from the coding sequence ATGAAAACAAGATATCACCTCATTGTCAGCATTTTATTCTCTCTCCTATTGCTATCAACAATTTCAAGATCTCAAAGCATCATGATTTTACAACAAGACAAGCCTACTAGCATTAGAGGTTTATCTGTTGTAAATGATCAAACAGCATGGATCAGTGGCAGTAAAGGATACATTGCCCTAACCAACGATGGAGGAAAAACATGGAATTGGCAACAAATAAAAGGTTATGAAAAATCCGAATTTAGGGATATTGAAGCTTTTTCAGATAAGGAAGCAGTAGTTATGAGCTCTGGCACGCCGTCATTAGTATTAAAAACTATCGATGGCGGTAAAAGCTGGCAGGAGAAATATCGAAAAACCGATACCACTTACTTTTTTGATGCTATGGATTTTGCTAATGAACGACATGGGTATATACTTGGAGATCCTATCAAAGACAAGTTTTTGCTAATGGAAACTAAGGATGGTGGTGAAACGTGGGCGAATGTATCTAATCCTCCTGTTGCCTTACCGGGTGAAGCGGCTTTTGCTGCCAGTGGAACTTGTTTCAGGATATATAACGAAAGTTTATTTATTGTATCGGGAGGTAAAAACAGCAGAATAATCTCCACTACAAATAATGGTGCTGAATATAATTATGTCAACCTTCCCATTATCCATTCAAAATCCAGTCAAGGGGCATTCTCTTTAGCAGCAGGAAAAAATAAAATCGTGGTGGTTGGTGGTGATTATGAAAAGGACAAAAGAGCAGACTCGGTAGCCACTATTTTCTCCACGCATCCGCCTATTTTTAACAACCCAATCCAGGGTCCATTAGGTTTTCAGTCATGCGTAGAATGTATTAAAGGTGATATATTTCTTTCTACAGGCACTTCCGGAAGTAATATAACTATGGACGGCGGCCACACCTGGAAGCAGATTGACAGCACAAGTTTTAATGTTTGCGGCAAAGCCAAACACGGAAAAATGATTTTACTTGCAGGAAATGGAGGCAAAATTGCCATTTTAAAAATGTAG
- a CDS encoding nicotinate phosphoribosyltransferase, with protein MKRENLILLADAYKYAHHKFYYPGTTQIYSYLESRGGWFDETIFFGLQYFLKEYIQGQAFTQQDIDEADSFLQQVFGRDDVFNRAKFQYILDKYNGHLPIKIKAVAEGTAVPTGNVLMTIENTDPECYWLTNFLETLLMQVWYPCTVATLSNQIRKVITQYFQETATDDAEAGIDFVLNDFGFRGVSSVESAKLGGAAHLINFSGSDNLAGSSMAINYYDTKKVYGLSIPATEHSICTLLGKEGELEVFRHVLKSFPTGTIACVSDSYNIFRACEEYWGTELRDEILNRPGTLVIRPDSGDPIRTLLEIFEILFSKFGYTVNTKGYKVLPPQLRVIQGDGVNYAEIKNIYKTLKENGISAENLVLGMGGALLQKVDRDTQKFALKCSSAVINDKEVAVEKSPTEMDAQGNITESFKKSKGGRLKLVKINGIFKTVKEQDHTELSDHLQTVFENGQLINTISFEQVRANAN; from the coding sequence ATGAAACGCGAAAATCTGATTCTTTTGGCTGACGCATATAAATACGCCCACCATAAATTTTACTACCCCGGCACTACTCAAATATACAGCTACCTGGAAAGCCGCGGTGGTTGGTTTGATGAAACCATATTTTTTGGTCTACAATATTTCTTAAAAGAATATATACAAGGACAGGCATTTACCCAACAAGACATTGACGAAGCCGATAGCTTTTTGCAGCAGGTATTTGGCCGCGATGATGTATTTAACCGTGCAAAATTCCAGTATATCCTGGATAAATATAATGGCCATCTGCCCATAAAAATAAAGGCTGTTGCCGAGGGTACCGCCGTGCCAACCGGCAACGTATTGATGACCATCGAAAACACTGATCCGGAATGTTACTGGCTCACCAATTTTTTAGAAACCCTGCTGATGCAGGTATGGTACCCATGTACCGTGGCTACGCTAAGCAACCAGATCAGGAAGGTGATCACCCAATATTTTCAGGAAACCGCTACCGACGATGCCGAAGCAGGGATAGATTTTGTGTTGAACGATTTCGGCTTCCGTGGTGTAAGTAGTGTAGAAAGCGCCAAACTAGGCGGTGCGGCCCACCTAATCAACTTCAGCGGGAGCGATAACCTGGCTGGCAGCAGTATGGCTATTAATTATTACGATACTAAAAAAGTTTATGGATTGAGCATCCCGGCAACAGAACACAGCATTTGCACATTGCTGGGTAAAGAAGGCGAGCTGGAAGTTTTTAGACATGTATTGAAAAGCTTTCCTACAGGTACCATCGCCTGCGTATCTGACAGCTATAACATATTCAGGGCCTGTGAAGAATACTGGGGAACCGAGTTACGCGACGAGATCCTGAATCGCCCGGGCACCCTGGTTATCCGCCCCGATAGCGGCGATCCCATCAGGACCCTCCTGGAGATATTTGAAATACTGTTCAGCAAATTTGGGTATACCGTTAACACCAAGGGTTACAAAGTTTTACCACCGCAACTGAGGGTGATACAAGGCGATGGTGTTAATTACGCTGAGATCAAAAACATTTACAAAACACTAAAAGAAAACGGCATCAGCGCCGAAAACCTGGTGCTGGGAATGGGCGGAGCCTTATTGCAAAAAGTTGATCGCGATACCCAAAAATTCGCACTTAAATGCAGCAGTGCGGTGATCAATGATAAGGAAGTAGCTGTTGAAAAAAGCCCTACCGAAATGGACGCTCAAGGCAACATTACCGAAAGCTTCAAAAAAAGCAAGGGTGGTCGTTTGAAACTGGTGAAAATAAACGGCATCTTTAAAACTGTCAAAGAACAAGACCATACAGAACTGAGCGACCATCTACAAACCGTTTTTGAAAACGGGCAGTTGATAAATACTATCAGTTTTGAACAAGTAAGGGCAAACGCCAATTAA
- a CDS encoding NUDIX hydrolase: protein MSASQNIKVAVDAVVFGYTSKEGLSVLLIKRNIKPYKDNWALPGGLVGDNESLEDAVQRELKEETGVSINYLEQLYSFGKPDRDPRNRVISITYYGLVKPDAFEIKADTDASDAAWFNIKKLPSLAFDHDQIITVAHDRLKNKMLYQPVGFELLEEKFPFSELEKLYMAVLDRSIDRRNFKKKVVKFGFLEETNEKQALDGAGRPGNLFRFNEEKYYQLQKQGISFEV from the coding sequence ATGTCAGCTTCTCAGAACATTAAAGTAGCCGTTGATGCGGTTGTATTCGGATATACTTCAAAAGAAGGGTTATCGGTACTATTGATCAAACGAAACATTAAACCCTATAAAGATAACTGGGCCTTACCAGGTGGATTAGTTGGTGATAACGAGTCACTCGAAGATGCCGTACAACGCGAACTAAAGGAAGAAACAGGTGTCAGCATTAACTACCTGGAGCAACTGTACAGCTTTGGCAAGCCAGATCGCGATCCGCGCAACCGGGTAATATCTATTACTTATTATGGTTTGGTAAAGCCTGATGCTTTTGAAATTAAAGCCGATACCGACGCCAGCGACGCTGCCTGGTTCAACATTAAAAAACTACCTTCATTAGCCTTTGATCATGACCAGATCATTACCGTAGCCCACGATCGCCTCAAGAATAAAATGCTTTACCAACCTGTTGGCTTTGAATTGCTGGAAGAAAAATTCCCTTTTTCTGAACTGGAAAAACTATACATGGCTGTTCTTGATCGCTCTATCGACCGGCGCAACTTCAAAAAGAAGGTTGTTAAATTTGGCTTTTTAGAAGAAACCAATGAAAAACAAGCGCTTGACGGCGCCGGCCGGCCAGGAAATCTTTTCCGTTTTAACGAAGAAAAATACTACCAGCTTCAAAAACAAGGAATCAGTTTTGAGGTTTAA
- a CDS encoding helix-turn-helix domain-containing protein — MHFGEKIRQLREEKELLQRQLAASLEIDTPMYSKIERGERKAKREQVLALAQLLNANEDELLTIWLSDKIIENVGNETAALAALKHAEQELKKKSK, encoded by the coding sequence ATGCATTTTGGTGAAAAAATTAGGCAATTGAGGGAAGAAAAAGAGCTACTGCAGCGACAACTAGCAGCAAGCCTTGAAATCGACACTCCAATGTACAGCAAGATTGAAAGAGGTGAAAGAAAAGCAAAGAGAGAACAGGTACTTGCCTTGGCCCAATTGCTAAATGCCAATGAAGACGAACTATTGACTATTTGGCTGTCAGACAAAATTATCGAAAATGTTGGGAATGAAACGGCTGCATTAGCAGCACTTAAACACGCCGAACAGGAACTAAAAAAGAAATCAAAATAA
- a CDS encoding NUDIX domain-containing protein, protein MKTGVIIARFQTPYLHEGHRQLISQVRNSHNKLIILLGVSPITGSRKNPYDYHTREKMIKKDYPEIIVLPVSDHPSDKVWSETLDNLLKSVFPSEHFCLYGSRDSFIPYYSGKFETVELPEHGDYNATELRKQYADKVFDSNDFRAGILYAYYNQYTKVYPTVDIAMFRNNKTEILLGKKAVNNKWRFIGGFSDPEDADYESAAKRELMEECGEMEITEMTYETSRKINDWRYRNEADKIITLLFSCDFIAGSPAAQDDIIDLNWFKLSDLPQMLTDGFISDEHHELFDFIINKYLKK, encoded by the coding sequence ATGAAAACAGGAGTAATAATAGCACGCTTCCAAACACCATACCTGCATGAAGGGCACCGTCAATTAATAAGTCAGGTACGGAACAGCCACAACAAACTAATCATATTGCTTGGTGTTAGCCCGATAACCGGCAGTCGAAAAAATCCGTATGATTATCATACCCGCGAAAAAATGATCAAAAAGGATTATCCGGAAATAATTGTATTGCCGGTAAGCGACCATCCGAGCGACAAGGTATGGTCCGAGACACTGGATAATTTACTAAAAAGCGTTTTCCCGTCAGAGCATTTTTGCTTGTATGGCAGCCGTGATAGCTTTATCCCCTACTACTCAGGCAAATTTGAGACAGTTGAATTACCCGAGCATGGCGACTACAATGCCACCGAACTGCGTAAACAATATGCCGATAAGGTATTTGATTCCAATGATTTCAGGGCTGGTATCCTATACGCTTACTATAATCAGTACACCAAGGTTTACCCTACGGTTGATATCGCCATGTTTCGCAATAACAAAACTGAGATACTGTTAGGCAAAAAAGCAGTTAACAATAAATGGCGTTTCATCGGCGGTTTCTCCGATCCAGAAGATGCCGATTATGAAAGCGCCGCTAAACGGGAACTAATGGAAGAATGCGGTGAAATGGAGATCACTGAAATGACTTACGAAACCTCCCGCAAAATAAACGACTGGCGCTACCGCAACGAGGCTGACAAGATTATAACGCTGTTATTCAGCTGTGATTTCATAGCTGGCTCCCCGGCAGCACAAGATGATATCATCGACCTTAACTGGTTTAAACTATCAGATCTGCCACAAATGCTTACAGATGGTTTCATTAGTGATGAGCACCACGAGTTGTTTGATTTTATTATTAATAAATACCTAAAAAAATAA
- a CDS encoding retron system putative HNH endonuclease — MRKINKDSPLASFTDFREKNPGADWNIDFSKPGCAGHPTYLETRATILISEQDCICGYSEIPIEDERDCHIDHFRKRNMFPEHTFNWDNLVAACNDEDFGAKYKDNKSGIKKSDYAGFFDPVVDCVQDYFYYNERGEVEPHPTLSDPMLQAKVQKTIEVFNLQDKSLVNRRKTVIEQIKAYAELTKEEVFDALKFGGFISLIQQYTSV; from the coding sequence ATGAGAAAAATAAATAAGGATTCTCCATTGGCTTCCTTTACGGATTTTAGAGAAAAGAACCCTGGAGCCGATTGGAATATTGACTTTAGTAAACCTGGTTGTGCAGGACATCCTACCTATTTGGAAACAAGAGCAACCATCCTAATTAGTGAACAGGATTGTATTTGTGGATATTCTGAAATCCCCATAGAAGATGAGCGGGACTGTCATATTGATCATTTTCGAAAGCGAAATATGTTCCCTGAGCATACTTTCAACTGGGATAACCTTGTAGCTGCATGTAATGATGAAGATTTTGGTGCAAAATACAAGGACAATAAATCAGGTATTAAGAAGTCTGACTATGCAGGTTTTTTTGATCCTGTTGTAGATTGTGTTCAGGATTATTTCTATTACAATGAGAGAGGTGAAGTAGAACCACATCCAACATTATCCGATCCTATGTTGCAAGCTAAAGTTCAAAAAACAATAGAAGTCTTCAACCTACAAGATAAAAGTTTGGTAAACAGAAGAAAAACAGTAATAGAGCAAATAAAAGCATATGCAGAACTTACAAAAGAGGAGGTTTTTGATGCTTTGAAATTTGGTGGATTCATAAGTTTAATTCAGCAATACACAAGTGTTTAA
- a CDS encoding restriction endonuclease subunit S has product MPTETAFKYLNEVRFMTMSNWSVGAILSDKVLYKDGFKLEPIGNLIIRNREKEILEDDKAYKQVTIKLYGKGVIQRSDELILGKDIGTKNQFRISEGQFIMSKIDARNGAFGIVPAELEGAITTQDFLSYNINTEKILPEFFNLITGTKHFAELCQKASSGTTGRQRVDEKAFLGFRIPVPHLDIQKKIFERYDSAIKRAEALEEDSINQHHQLITWVKSKLGINQTNINRKKGFNIINFKNLKRWDTDFLFGTESQLHSKYDLIEYGQIFKALRNGISARNYSNEGVRFIRVSDVKFNSLDDKDLRYINKYDESDLLKKSTLLITRKGTVGQAFFLKEENQLTASSEIFIISIDESLIMGDYLAELNSFDFIQKQYEEKYTGTIMPSLSQQRLKEVRIPLPPMSVQREIVAEIHKLKSKINSLKEQKSALLIDASKQFESAIFNID; this is encoded by the coding sequence ATGCCCACTGAGACCGCATTTAAATATCTCAATGAAGTACGCTTCATGACCATGTCAAATTGGAGCGTGGGTGCAATTCTGAGCGACAAAGTCCTATATAAAGATGGGTTCAAATTAGAGCCTATCGGAAATCTCATTATCCGCAACCGTGAGAAAGAAATACTGGAAGATGATAAGGCATATAAGCAAGTAACCATCAAACTGTATGGTAAAGGTGTGATACAGCGAAGTGATGAACTGATTTTAGGCAAAGACATTGGCACAAAGAACCAGTTCCGTATTTCAGAAGGTCAATTCATTATGAGCAAGATAGATGCTCGTAATGGAGCGTTCGGTATTGTACCTGCCGAATTGGAAGGTGCAATCACTACACAGGATTTTTTAAGCTACAACATCAATACAGAAAAGATACTACCCGAGTTTTTCAACCTTATCACAGGCACAAAACACTTTGCCGAATTGTGCCAAAAAGCCAGCTCAGGTACTACAGGCCGCCAACGGGTAGATGAAAAAGCATTTTTAGGATTTAGAATTCCTGTTCCTCACTTAGATATTCAGAAAAAGATTTTTGAAAGATATGATTCGGCAATCAAAAGAGCAGAGGCTTTGGAGGAAGATTCTATAAATCAACATCACCAATTGATCACGTGGGTGAAATCAAAGCTTGGAATTAATCAGACCAATATTAATCGAAAGAAGGGGTTCAATATTATTAATTTCAAAAATCTGAAAAGATGGGATACTGATTTCCTGTTCGGAACAGAGAGTCAATTACATAGTAAATATGATTTAATTGAGTATGGGCAGATATTCAAGGCTTTACGCAATGGGATTTCGGCTAGAAACTATTCAAATGAAGGTGTGAGATTTATTAGAGTATCTGATGTAAAGTTTAATTCTCTTGATGATAAGGACCTTAGGTATATTAATAAGTATGATGAAAGTGACCTTCTTAAAAAATCAACTTTACTTATTACTAGGAAAGGTACTGTTGGACAAGCTTTTTTTCTTAAAGAAGAAAATCAATTAACTGCGTCATCAGAAATTTTCATCATTTCTATTGATGAATCGCTAATCATGGGGGACTACTTAGCAGAGTTAAATTCTTTTGATTTTATACAAAAACAGTATGAAGAAAAATATACTGGAACTATAATGCCAAGCCTATCTCAGCAACGGCTAAAAGAAGTTCGTATCCCGCTTCCTCCTATGAGCGTCCAACGAGAAATAGTAGCAGAAATACACAAGTTAAAGTCTAAGATTAACTCTTTAAAAGAACAGAAATCAGCATTGCTAATAGATGCATCAAAGCAATTTGAATCAGCTATCTTCAACATAGATTAA
- a CDS encoding DUF3307 domain-containing protein, whose translation MELGILLRLLMAHLLGDFLFQPQSWVKAKESKKEKAPQLYYHVLVVTVLTYVFLWDWSKWYIPLIVMGSHLVIDIWKSHRRNSFIYFLLDQLLHLAVIFLIWIAVYFNSHLVTTWVVKYLNSSHFWTLVLSYYVVIGPLGIAIGKATEKWQKEAAMNAGGLNKAGMWIGRCERVLILTFIISNQYTALGFLMAAKSILRFGDKDDREQKKTEYILVGTLISFSSAAIVGVVVNYILKV comes from the coding sequence ATGGAATTGGGTATTTTATTACGATTGCTGATGGCGCATCTACTGGGTGATTTTTTGTTTCAGCCTCAAAGTTGGGTAAAAGCTAAGGAAAGTAAAAAAGAGAAAGCGCCTCAATTGTATTATCATGTATTGGTGGTAACTGTACTAACCTATGTATTCTTGTGGGATTGGAGCAAATGGTATATTCCTCTGATTGTAATGGGAAGTCATTTGGTAATAGATATCTGGAAAAGTCATCGCCGTAATAGTTTTATTTATTTTTTGCTTGATCAATTGCTGCACCTTGCTGTTATTTTTCTGATTTGGATAGCTGTTTATTTTAACAGTCATTTGGTAACAACATGGGTAGTTAAATACCTAAACTCATCTCACTTCTGGACATTGGTATTGTCTTATTATGTGGTAATTGGTCCGTTGGGAATTGCTATAGGTAAAGCAACCGAAAAGTGGCAAAAAGAGGCAGCCATGAATGCCGGTGGTTTGAACAAAGCCGGTATGTGGATTGGACGATGTGAGCGGGTTTTGATATTGACATTTATTATCAGTAATCAATATACAGCTTTGGGTTTTTTAATGGCAGCTAAATCTATACTTCGTTTTGGTGATAAAGACGACCGGGAGCAAAAGAAAACGGAATATATTTTAGTAGGCACGTTGATTAGTTTTTCGTCAGCAGCAATTGTTGGAGTAGTAGTTAACTATATTCTGAAGGTCTAA